In one Rhodococcus sp. B50 genomic region, the following are encoded:
- a CDS encoding ABC transporter substrate-binding protein, with amino-acid sequence MRRVVLSAVALVLFAVPTLVACSPDTDEPATAGGDTVTVEHSYGTTTIEGAPERIVATSSQWLDALVELGVQPIAYHSAGSYGDERGLYPWQTEVSPDAVALSSAAETAVPVEEVAALEPDLILGAWQITSQNDYDTISAVAPTIGPLGETGVDRWDEQVRVLGEVLGRTDEAERIIADRNADIEEAALPGLEGRTAALSQYVTNEQQVVVVADPDDGAAALFSQLGMTLPPALVAEGGAAQGRVVLGPERVDALVADLLIILPRGGTEQDLMALPGFDRLPAVTGGGLAVVDFPTVVAFNTPSSLSIGYALDVIRPQLEAVAGT; translated from the coding sequence ATGCGCCGAGTCGTTCTCTCCGCGGTAGCGCTCGTATTGTTCGCCGTTCCCACCCTCGTCGCATGTTCCCCGGACACCGACGAACCGGCGACCGCCGGTGGCGACACCGTCACCGTCGAGCACTCCTACGGCACGACGACGATCGAGGGCGCCCCCGAGCGGATCGTCGCGACCTCCAGCCAATGGCTCGATGCCCTCGTCGAACTCGGAGTGCAGCCCATCGCGTACCACAGCGCCGGCTCGTACGGCGACGAGCGCGGCCTGTACCCCTGGCAGACCGAGGTCTCCCCGGATGCGGTGGCGCTGAGCTCGGCGGCGGAAACAGCGGTGCCCGTCGAGGAGGTCGCCGCCCTCGAACCCGACCTGATCCTCGGCGCCTGGCAGATCACCTCGCAGAACGATTACGACACGATCTCCGCGGTCGCTCCGACGATCGGACCTCTCGGCGAGACCGGGGTGGACCGCTGGGACGAACAGGTGCGGGTACTCGGTGAGGTCCTCGGACGTACCGACGAGGCGGAGCGGATCATCGCCGACCGCAACGCGGACATCGAGGAAGCCGCTCTGCCGGGCCTGGAGGGCCGGACCGCCGCGTTGTCGCAGTACGTGACGAACGAGCAGCAGGTCGTCGTGGTCGCCGATCCGGATGACGGTGCGGCGGCCCTGTTCTCGCAACTGGGCATGACGCTGCCGCCCGCGCTGGTCGCCGAGGGCGGAGCCGCCCAGGGGCGGGTCGTGCTCGGCCCCGAACGCGTCGACGCCCTGGTCGCCGATCTTCTGATCATCCTGCCGCGCGGTGGAACCGAACAGGACCTGATGGCCCTGCCCGGTTTCGACCGGCTGCCCGCCGTGACCGGTGGCGGTCTCGCCGTCGTCGACTTCCCCACGGTGGTCGCGTTCAACACGCCGTCGTCGCTGTCGATCGGCTATGCCCTCGACGTGATCCGTCCGCAGCTCGAGGCGGTCGCCGGCACCTGA
- a CDS encoding glycoside hydrolase family 15 protein → MDHHHHSSSPLSGAPFRRSPFPPIDDYAFLSDCESTCLIARDGTVEWMCVPRPDSPSVFGSLLDRSAGHFRLSPHDRTVPASRRYLPGGLVLETTWQTDTGWMIVRDALVMAPWYDIEERSTTHRRTPSDWEAEHMLLRTVRCVNGTVDLYVSCEPAFDYHRGRTEWSYTGKVYEEATAVCRNAPDEHPTLRMTTDLRLGIEDREVRARRRLHKGDTAFVALSWSDCPMPHTFDEAMAKMVATQDYWREWITTGRFPDHPWRTYLQRSALTLKGLTYSPTGALLAASTTSLPETPGGERNWDYRYAWVRDSTFALWGLYTLGFDREADDFFSFILDVSRDADGVRYPLQVMYGVGGERELPESTLEHLSGYDGATPVRIGNDAYHQQQHDIWGTLLDSVYLHVKSRGHFPQTLLHTLRRQVEEAAANWRKPDRGIWEVRGEPQHFVSSKVMCWVALDRGAKLAELQGRPDYARKWAAIADEIKADILEHGVDERGVFTQRYGHPSLDASALLIPLLRFLPADDPRVRATVLAIADELTEDGLVLRYRVETTDDGLAGKEGSFTICSFWLVSALVEIGEVERAAALCQRLLDFASPLKLYAEEIDTDTGRHLGNYPQAFTHLALINAVVHVIRAEREIGAGNFRPAHLGP, encoded by the coding sequence ATGGACCACCATCACCACTCCTCATCACCGCTGTCGGGGGCACCCTTCCGACGGAGTCCGTTCCCACCCATCGACGACTACGCATTCCTCTCGGACTGCGAGAGCACCTGCCTGATCGCACGTGACGGCACCGTGGAGTGGATGTGTGTGCCCCGACCGGACTCTCCCAGCGTGTTCGGATCGCTGCTGGACCGCAGCGCGGGACATTTCCGGTTGTCGCCGCACGACCGCACGGTCCCTGCCTCACGCCGGTACCTGCCGGGTGGTCTGGTCCTGGAGACGACCTGGCAGACCGACACGGGATGGATGATCGTGCGGGACGCGTTGGTCATGGCCCCCTGGTACGACATCGAGGAGCGCTCGACGACGCATCGCCGGACCCCTTCCGACTGGGAGGCCGAGCACATGCTGCTGCGGACGGTGCGCTGCGTGAACGGGACTGTGGATCTGTATGTCAGCTGCGAACCCGCCTTCGACTACCACCGCGGCCGGACCGAATGGAGCTACACGGGCAAGGTCTACGAAGAGGCCACCGCGGTGTGCAGGAACGCACCGGACGAGCACCCGACGCTGCGCATGACGACGGATCTGCGCCTCGGGATCGAGGACCGCGAGGTCCGTGCGCGCCGTCGACTCCACAAGGGCGACACAGCGTTCGTCGCGCTGTCGTGGTCGGACTGCCCGATGCCGCACACCTTCGACGAGGCCATGGCCAAGATGGTCGCCACCCAGGACTACTGGCGGGAATGGATCACGACGGGCCGATTCCCGGATCACCCCTGGCGCACCTATCTGCAGCGCAGCGCCCTCACACTCAAGGGACTGACCTACAGCCCGACCGGGGCGCTGCTCGCCGCGTCGACCACTTCGTTACCGGAAACCCCTGGTGGAGAGCGTAACTGGGACTATCGCTACGCGTGGGTGCGCGATTCGACCTTCGCGTTGTGGGGTCTGTACACGCTCGGGTTCGACCGGGAGGCCGACGATTTCTTCTCGTTCATCCTCGACGTCTCGCGCGACGCGGACGGGGTGCGATATCCACTCCAGGTGATGTACGGGGTGGGTGGCGAGCGCGAACTGCCCGAGTCGACCCTCGAGCATCTGAGCGGCTACGACGGCGCCACCCCGGTGCGGATCGGCAACGACGCCTACCACCAACAGCAGCACGACATCTGGGGCACGCTGCTCGACTCGGTGTATCTGCATGTGAAGTCCCGCGGGCATTTCCCCCAGACGTTGCTGCACACGCTGCGCCGGCAGGTGGAAGAAGCGGCGGCCAACTGGCGCAAGCCCGATCGGGGAATCTGGGAGGTTCGGGGCGAACCGCAGCACTTCGTGTCCTCGAAGGTGATGTGCTGGGTGGCACTCGACCGCGGCGCGAAACTCGCCGAGCTCCAGGGCCGTCCCGACTACGCCCGGAAGTGGGCGGCCATCGCCGACGAGATCAAGGCCGACATCCTCGAACACGGCGTCGACGAACGCGGGGTGTTCACGCAGCGCTACGGGCATCCCTCACTCGACGCCTCCGCACTGCTGATCCCGTTGCTGCGGTTCCTTCCCGCGGACGATCCGCGGGTGCGGGCCACGGTGCTGGCGATCGCCGACGAACTCACCGAGGACGGGCTCGTACTGCGCTATCGGGTCGAGACGACCGACGACGGGCTCGCGGGCAAAGAGGGATCGTTCACCATCTGCTCGTTCTGGCTGGTGTCGGCGCTGGTCGAGATCGGCGAGGTGGAGCGGGCCGCCGCACTGTGCCAACGTCTGCTCGACTTCGCGAGCCCGTTGAAGCTCTACGCCGAGGAGATCGACACCGACACGGGACGGCATCTGGGGAACTACCCGCAGGCCTTCACCCACCTGGCGCTCATCAACGCCGTCGTCCATGTCATCCGCGCCGAACGCGAGATCGGAGCCGGTAACTTCCGGCCGGCGCATCTCGGCCCGTGA
- a CDS encoding Ms4533A family Cys-rich leader peptide, translating into MPCIRHELALIAVGMPSVADIDCCR; encoded by the coding sequence GTGCCCTGCATCCGCCATGAACTGGCGTTGATCGCTGTGGGTATGCCTTCGGTTGCCGACATCGACTGTTGTCGCTGA
- a CDS encoding sulfate ABC transporter substrate-binding protein — translation MKRSRLVVAMLAAVTALTLTATACSGGSSDTVGAQSGADGSGGTVNLYAYAVPKVGFDSLIPAFQETEEGEGVVFQQSYGASGDQSRKVRDGAEAGFVNFSVEPDITRLVDAGLVDEGWKDNAYNGIPFGSVVTIVVREGNPKNIRDWDDLLRPDVEVVTPNPFSSGSAKWNLLAPYAAKSNGGADPQAGIDYVTALVTDHVKVQPKSGREATETFLQGTGDVLLSYENEALFIERNGDPVEHVTPPVTFKIENPAAVLKNAKDAEVAQAFNDFLYTTEAQRLWAEAGFRPVDPAVAEEFADEFPQPEKLWTVADLGGWETVDEELFADGTGTIAVIYDNATK, via the coding sequence ATGAAACGTTCCAGGCTCGTCGTCGCAATGCTCGCGGCGGTCACCGCGCTCACCCTGACCGCCACCGCCTGCTCCGGAGGTTCGAGCGACACGGTCGGAGCGCAGAGCGGCGCCGACGGATCCGGCGGCACGGTCAACCTCTACGCCTACGCGGTGCCGAAGGTCGGCTTCGACTCGCTGATTCCTGCCTTCCAGGAGACCGAGGAAGGGGAGGGCGTCGTCTTCCAGCAGTCCTACGGCGCCTCCGGGGATCAGTCCCGCAAGGTGCGCGACGGTGCCGAGGCGGGCTTCGTGAACTTCTCCGTCGAGCCGGACATCACCCGGCTGGTCGACGCAGGACTGGTCGACGAGGGATGGAAGGACAATGCCTACAACGGAATTCCGTTCGGATCGGTCGTCACCATCGTGGTCCGTGAGGGCAACCCCAAGAACATCCGGGACTGGGACGACCTGCTGCGCCCGGACGTCGAGGTCGTCACCCCCAACCCGTTCAGCTCGGGTTCGGCGAAGTGGAATCTGCTCGCCCCGTACGCCGCGAAGAGCAACGGTGGCGCCGACCCGCAGGCCGGCATCGACTACGTCACCGCGTTGGTCACCGATCACGTGAAGGTGCAGCCGAAGTCCGGACGCGAGGCCACCGAGACCTTCCTTCAGGGCACCGGCGACGTGCTGCTGAGCTACGAGAACGAGGCATTGTTCATCGAGCGCAACGGCGACCCCGTCGAGCACGTCACCCCGCCCGTCACTTTCAAGATCGAGAACCCGGCAGCGGTGCTGAAGAATGCGAAGGACGCCGAGGTCGCGCAGGCTTTCAACGACTTCCTGTACACCACCGAGGCACAGCGATTGTGGGCCGAAGCAGGCTTCCGGCCCGTCGACCCGGCCGTCGCCGAAGAGTTCGCCGACGAGTTCCCGCAGCCGGAGAAGCTGTGGACCGTCGCCGATCTCGGCGGCTGGGAGACCGTCGACGAGGAGCTGTTCGCGGACGGCACCGGTACCATCGCCGTGATCTACGACAACGCCACGAAGTAG
- the cysT gene encoding sulfate ABC transporter permease subunit CysT, with amino-acid sequence MFTGAVGPLGIGIATLWLSLIVLLPLAALAFHSVSDGLGTFVDAITAPAALATLRITVVVSLVVAAVNAVMGTVIAWVLVRDEFPGKKFVNALIDLPFALPTIVASIVLLSLYGPQSPIGVQLNATEPGLVVALAFVTLPFVVRSVQPVLIEADREVEEAAASLGAGNFTIFRTVVLPVLAPAILGGTGLAFARAIGEYGSIVLIGGNIPNKTQVASQYIQQQIEIDRPVNAAAVSVALLAIAFVVLFVLRLVANRGLRREEDDR; translated from the coding sequence ATGTTCACCGGTGCCGTGGGACCACTCGGCATCGGTATCGCCACCCTGTGGTTGAGTCTGATCGTCCTGCTACCCCTCGCGGCCCTGGCCTTCCACTCCGTCTCGGACGGTCTCGGGACCTTCGTCGACGCCATCACCGCACCGGCCGCGCTGGCGACCCTGCGGATCACCGTCGTCGTCTCGCTCGTCGTCGCGGCCGTCAATGCGGTGATGGGCACGGTGATCGCCTGGGTTCTCGTCCGTGACGAGTTCCCGGGGAAGAAGTTCGTCAACGCCCTGATCGACCTTCCCTTCGCCCTGCCCACGATCGTTGCGAGCATCGTGCTGCTCTCGCTGTACGGACCGCAGAGCCCGATCGGCGTGCAACTCAACGCGACCGAGCCGGGACTGGTGGTCGCACTCGCGTTCGTCACGCTGCCCTTCGTGGTGCGCTCCGTGCAGCCGGTGCTCATCGAGGCCGACCGCGAGGTCGAGGAGGCCGCCGCCTCACTCGGGGCCGGCAACTTCACGATCTTCCGCACGGTCGTCCTGCCGGTGCTCGCGCCGGCAATCCTCGGCGGCACCGGGCTCGCCTTCGCCCGCGCCATCGGTGAGTACGGCTCGATCGTGCTCATCGGCGGCAACATCCCCAACAAGACGCAGGTCGCGTCGCAGTACATCCAGCAGCAGATCGAGATCGACCGGCCGGTCAACGCCGCCGCGGTCTCCGTCGCGCTGTTGGCGATCGCGTTCGTCGTGCTGTTCGTCCTACGCCTGGTCGCGAACCGGGGGTTGCGCCGAGAGGAGGACGACCGGTGA
- the cysW gene encoding sulfate ABC transporter permease subunit CysW translates to MKPSLASRLSLRFVALAYLFVLLLVPIGVILYRTFENGIVAFAESISTPAAISALNLSLLIVTIVVPVNVVFGIVVALALVRGRFPGRGLLQAVVDLPFAVSPIVVGVALIMLWGAGGWFGAVEDLGFKVIFGLPGMVLATIFVTLPFVVREVEPVLREIGEEQEQAAATLGANTWQTFWRITLPAIRWGLTYGIVLTVARALGEFGAVIMVSSGFPGVSQTLTLLVHARYIDDHNTFGAYSAATLLMAIAVIVLLLMTLLDRKRSTE, encoded by the coding sequence GTGAAACCGTCCCTCGCATCCCGACTGTCGCTGCGTTTCGTCGCACTCGCGTACCTGTTCGTTCTGCTGCTCGTCCCGATCGGGGTGATCCTCTACCGCACCTTCGAGAACGGCATCGTGGCGTTCGCCGAGTCGATCAGTACCCCCGCGGCGATCTCGGCCCTGAACCTGTCGTTGCTGATCGTCACGATCGTCGTGCCAGTGAACGTCGTGTTCGGCATCGTCGTAGCGCTGGCGCTCGTCCGCGGCAGATTCCCCGGGAGGGGACTGTTGCAGGCCGTCGTCGACCTGCCCTTCGCCGTCTCGCCGATCGTCGTGGGTGTCGCGCTGATCATGCTGTGGGGAGCCGGCGGCTGGTTCGGGGCCGTCGAGGACCTCGGATTCAAGGTCATCTTCGGGCTGCCGGGCATGGTCCTCGCGACGATCTTCGTGACCCTGCCGTTCGTCGTGCGCGAGGTCGAACCGGTGCTGCGCGAGATCGGGGAGGAGCAGGAGCAGGCCGCCGCCACCCTCGGCGCGAACACCTGGCAGACCTTCTGGCGCATCACGCTGCCGGCGATCCGCTGGGGCCTGACCTACGGCATCGTGCTCACCGTCGCGCGAGCGCTGGGCGAGTTCGGTGCGGTCATCATGGTCTCGTCCGGCTTCCCCGGCGTCTCCCAGACGCTGACGCTACTCGTCCACGCCCGGTACATCGACGACCACAACACCTTCGGCGCCTACAGCGCCGCGACCCTGCTCATGGCCATCGCGGTGATCGTGCTGCTGCTGATGACCCTGCTCGACCGGAAGAGGAGCACCGAATGA
- a CDS encoding sulfate/molybdate ABC transporter ATP-binding protein, whose amino-acid sequence MITVTGARKNYGDFAALDDVDIDIPTGSLTALLGPSGSGKSTLLRSIAGLETLDEGTVHIAGEDVTDISPQKRDIGFVFQHYAAFKHMTVRENVAFGLKIRKRPKAEITRRVDELLEIVGLGGFQRRYPAQLSGGQRQRMALARALAVDPQVLLLDEPFGALDAKVRADLRTWLRRLHDEVHVTTVLVTHDQEEALDVADRIAVMNAGRIEQIGTPVELYDRPANSFVMSFLGTVSKLNGVLVRPHDIRLARQPGLPESSGGAVGVTRAIVERVVRLGFEVRIELRNAATGEQFTTQVTRGEAQDLRLVAGDIVYAHAPAASEDEPLGILAP is encoded by the coding sequence ATGATCACCGTCACCGGGGCGCGCAAGAACTACGGAGACTTCGCCGCACTCGACGACGTCGACATCGACATCCCGACCGGCTCGCTCACCGCGCTGCTCGGGCCGTCGGGTTCGGGAAAGTCGACCCTGCTGCGTTCGATCGCCGGCCTCGAGACCCTCGACGAGGGCACCGTCCACATCGCCGGCGAGGACGTCACCGACATCTCCCCGCAGAAGCGCGACATCGGCTTCGTCTTCCAGCACTACGCGGCGTTCAAACACATGACGGTGCGCGAGAACGTCGCCTTCGGACTGAAGATCCGCAAACGCCCGAAGGCCGAGATCACCAGGCGGGTCGACGAACTTCTCGAGATCGTCGGACTCGGCGGGTTCCAGCGGCGCTATCCCGCACAGCTGTCGGGTGGCCAGCGCCAGCGCATGGCGCTCGCCCGTGCTCTCGCGGTCGATCCCCAGGTGCTGCTGCTCGACGAGCCGTTCGGGGCCCTGGATGCGAAGGTCCGCGCCGACCTTCGCACCTGGCTGCGCCGCCTCCACGACGAGGTCCACGTCACCACCGTGCTGGTGACACACGACCAGGAGGAGGCGCTCGACGTCGCCGACCGCATCGCGGTGATGAATGCCGGGCGCATCGAGCAGATCGGAACGCCCGTGGAACTCTACGATCGCCCGGCGAACAGCTTCGTCATGTCGTTCCTCGGGACGGTGTCCAAGCTCAACGGTGTGCTGGTGCGCCCGCACGACATCCGGCTGGCTCGGCAGCCCGGCCTCCCCGAGTCCTCCGGTGGAGCGGTCGGTGTCACGCGGGCGATCGTGGAGCGGGTGGTCCGGCTGGGCTTCGAGGTCCGGATCGAACTGCGCAACGCCGCGACCGGCGAGCAGTTCACGACGCAGGTCACCCGTGGCGAAGCCCAGGACCTGCGACTGGTCGCCGGCGATATCGTCTACGCGCACGCTCCTGCCGCGTCGGAAGACGAACCGCTCGGCATCCTCGCGCCGTGA
- a CDS encoding universal stress protein — MGTANAAHGIVVGIDGSDSAVDAARWAACVARRLGEPVELVHVHPHASDDETEPSEAVLTAAEAAARAAVDRIEVRRSTPSGKPDKVLTDLSRSARMVVLGHTTTTEWQSMVRRSDVVSVANHAECPVVTWRSRDGFRPPDGRPVVVGVDGTELSAVAVEQAFATSAALEAPLVVLHTWTDQSTLTYGEGSRFRDWSAYVDYRKNEMVANTAGYTEQYPDVDVSYRVERGKPDIVLLEESKTAQLIVVGSHGRSPLAASIVGSSSQGLIHHSCCPVMICRARRRAEADAEAH, encoded by the coding sequence ATGGGCACAGCCAACGCCGCTCACGGCATCGTCGTCGGGATCGACGGATCGGACAGCGCGGTCGATGCCGCTCGCTGGGCCGCCTGCGTCGCCCGGCGTCTCGGCGAACCGGTCGAACTCGTCCACGTGCATCCGCACGCCTCCGACGACGAGACCGAACCGTCGGAGGCGGTCCTCACCGCCGCGGAAGCGGCAGCGCGCGCCGCGGTCGACCGGATCGAGGTCCGCCGGTCCACGCCGTCGGGCAAGCCGGACAAGGTGCTCACCGACCTGTCGCGATCCGCACGGATGGTCGTCCTCGGCCACACCACCACCACCGAGTGGCAGTCGATGGTCCGGCGATCCGATGTCGTGTCGGTCGCCAACCACGCCGAATGCCCGGTCGTCACGTGGCGCAGCCGGGACGGATTCCGACCGCCCGACGGACGCCCGGTCGTCGTCGGAGTGGACGGCACCGAACTCAGCGCGGTCGCCGTCGAGCAGGCCTTCGCAACGTCTGCGGCACTCGAGGCGCCGCTCGTCGTGCTCCACACCTGGACGGATCAGTCGACACTGACCTACGGCGAAGGCTCACGATTCAGGGACTGGTCGGCCTACGTCGACTACCGGAAGAACGAGATGGTCGCGAACACGGCCGGATACACCGAGCAGTATCCCGACGTGGACGTCTCCTACCGGGTGGAGCGAGGCAAGCCCGACATCGTGCTGCTCGAGGAGTCGAAGACCGCCCAGTTGATCGTGGTGGGAAGCCACGGCCGAAGCCCCCTGGCCGCCTCGATCGTGGGCTCGAGCAGTCAGGGGCTGATCCACCACAGCTGCTGTCCGGTCATGATCTGCAGGGCCCGCCGCCGTGCGGAAGCGGATGCCGAAGCCCACTGA
- the ppk2 gene encoding polyphosphate kinase 2: MQNELRRYIDRLRTEGFSVRDDHGEDPDLIDIEGRAVDTWRENYPYDTRMDRATYEVEKYLLQIELLKFQSWSKDNGCKHIIVFEGRDAAGKGGTIKRFQEYINTRHARTVALNKPSDREAGQWYMQRYIQHFPTAGELVMFDRSWYNRAGVERVMGFCSDEEYERFITQIPMFEQLIVDAGISLTKFWFSVTRNEQRTRFAIRQLDPVRRWKLSEMDLESLDKWDLYTEAKEEMFRRTDTDHAPWTTIKSNDKKRARINAMRFFLNQFEYDDKDRQIVFPADSKIVQRGKDAVGD; the protein is encoded by the coding sequence GTGCAGAACGAACTGCGTCGCTACATCGATCGGCTCCGTACGGAGGGCTTCTCGGTACGCGACGATCACGGTGAGGACCCCGATCTGATCGACATCGAGGGCCGGGCCGTCGACACCTGGCGGGAGAACTATCCGTACGACACCCGGATGGACCGGGCCACCTACGAGGTCGAGAAGTATCTTCTGCAGATCGAACTGCTGAAGTTCCAGTCGTGGTCCAAGGACAACGGATGCAAGCACATCATCGTGTTCGAGGGCCGTGACGCGGCCGGTAAGGGCGGCACGATCAAGCGGTTCCAGGAGTACATCAATACCCGGCACGCCCGGACCGTCGCGCTCAACAAACCGTCCGACCGTGAGGCGGGCCAGTGGTACATGCAGCGCTACATCCAGCACTTCCCCACTGCCGGTGAGCTCGTGATGTTCGACCGATCCTGGTACAACCGCGCCGGCGTCGAGCGAGTCATGGGCTTCTGCAGCGACGAGGAGTACGAACGCTTCATCACGCAGATCCCGATGTTCGAGCAGCTCATCGTCGACGCCGGGATCTCGTTGACCAAGTTCTGGTTCTCGGTCACGCGGAACGAACAGCGCACACGGTTCGCGATTCGCCAGCTCGACCCCGTCCGCCGTTGGAAGCTGTCGGAGATGGACCTCGAGTCGCTCGACAAGTGGGATCTGTATACCGAGGCGAAGGAAGAGATGTTCCGTCGCACCGACACCGACCACGCCCCGTGGACGACGATCAAGTCGAACGACAAGAAGCGTGCCCGCATCAACGCGATGCGGTTCTTCCTCAACCAATTCGAGTACGACGACAAGGACCGGCAGATCGTCTTCCCGGCCGACTCGAAGATCGTCCAGCGCGGCAAGGATGCCGTCGGCGACTAG
- a CDS encoding sirohydrochlorin chelatase — protein MMPLVAVAHGSRDPRSSRAVAAALDTVRAENPGLDVRLAFLDLNTPSVGQVLDALAADGHRQVAVVPLLLGSAFHARVDLPALLREARQRHPRLEVLCSPILGDDGLLVDAARDLITATGVSVDDPSVGVAVCAVGSRRPDANRATEPVVPRILAGTAWTRASACFATSAEPSVGSALGSLSRSGARTLVLAPWILAPGLLWDRACSVAESVPNVRIATTLTDHSAVAGVIAARYSDTVRRAHLPRVA, from the coding sequence ATGATGCCGCTCGTCGCCGTCGCGCACGGCAGTCGCGACCCGCGATCGTCGCGGGCCGTGGCTGCCGCGCTCGATACCGTCCGGGCCGAGAACCCCGGCCTGGACGTGCGGCTCGCCTTCCTGGACCTGAACACCCCATCCGTCGGACAGGTCCTCGACGCACTCGCCGCGGACGGCCATCGGCAGGTCGCGGTGGTGCCTCTGCTTCTCGGCAGCGCCTTCCACGCGCGGGTCGATCTGCCGGCGCTGTTGCGCGAAGCCCGGCAGCGCCATCCGCGGCTCGAGGTGCTGTGCTCACCCATTCTCGGCGACGACGGTCTCCTCGTCGACGCGGCTCGCGACCTGATCACGGCGACGGGTGTGTCGGTGGACGATCCGTCCGTGGGCGTCGCGGTGTGCGCGGTGGGGTCGCGACGCCCCGATGCGAACCGCGCGACGGAACCGGTCGTGCCGCGGATCCTGGCCGGAACGGCGTGGACGAGGGCTTCGGCATGCTTCGCCACCTCCGCCGAGCCGTCGGTGGGCTCGGCACTCGGCTCTCTGTCCCGGAGCGGTGCACGCACCCTCGTGCTGGCACCGTGGATCCTCGCTCCGGGATTGCTGTGGGATCGTGCGTGTTCCGTCGCCGAGTCGGTACCGAACGTACGGATCGCAACCACCCTCACGGATCACAGCGCCGTCGCCGGCGTAATCGCCGCGCGCTATTCCGACACCGTGCGCCGGGCGCACCTGCCGCGCGTGGCCTGA
- a CDS encoding sulfate adenylyltransferase subunit 1, whose protein sequence is MSDLHERSVQSDTQLLRLATAGSVDDGKSTLVGRLLYDTKSVLADQIDAVTRASVDRGLDTPDLSLLVDGLRAEREQGITIDVAYRYFATPKRSFVLADTPGHVQYTRNTVSGASTAQLVVLLVDARKGVVSQTRKHAAVLALLGVPKLVLAVNKIDLVEDPAAVFAQISAEFGELTSSLGWATEDVQEIPVSALHGDNVAVRSENTPYYDGPTLIEYLESVPVDADVHGRHETGLRFPVQYVIRPRTAEFPDYRGYAGQIAAGSVRPGDEVVVLPSGVRTTVERIDSADGAFDVAHAGRSVTLVLADDVDVSRGDIIATPEAAPEPLSEFEATVCWLAEKPLRPGARLLLKHGTRTTQAIIGTIDQRFDEQDLSSVPSPESIELNEIARITVRVAEPIAADDYRVNRRSGSFLLIDPAGGNTLAAGLVGDGLADIELGDRVPA, encoded by the coding sequence ATGAGCGACCTCCACGAGCGGAGCGTGCAGAGCGACACGCAGCTGCTGCGCCTCGCCACCGCCGGTTCGGTCGACGACGGCAAGTCCACCCTGGTGGGCCGGCTGCTGTACGACACCAAATCCGTGCTCGCCGACCAGATCGACGCCGTCACCCGTGCGTCGGTCGACCGCGGCCTCGACACCCCCGACCTGTCGCTGCTCGTCGACGGCCTTCGCGCCGAGCGTGAGCAGGGCATCACCATCGATGTGGCGTACCGCTACTTCGCCACGCCGAAGCGCAGCTTCGTCCTGGCGGACACCCCGGGCCACGTCCAGTACACCCGCAACACCGTCTCGGGTGCCTCCACCGCGCAGCTCGTCGTCCTGCTGGTCGACGCGCGCAAGGGCGTCGTCTCGCAGACCCGCAAGCACGCCGCGGTGCTGGCCCTGCTCGGTGTGCCGAAGCTGGTCCTCGCGGTCAACAAGATCGACCTCGTCGAGGATCCGGCCGCGGTGTTCGCGCAGATCTCCGCGGAGTTCGGCGAGCTGACGAGTTCGCTCGGCTGGGCGACCGAGGACGTGCAGGAGATCCCGGTCTCCGCGCTGCACGGCGACAACGTGGCGGTGCGCAGCGAGAACACGCCCTACTACGACGGTCCGACCCTCATCGAGTATCTCGAGTCCGTTCCCGTCGATGCGGATGTGCACGGCCGGCACGAGACCGGTCTGCGTTTCCCGGTGCAGTACGTGATCCGGCCCCGTACGGCGGAATTCCCCGACTACCGCGGCTACGCGGGTCAGATCGCGGCGGGTTCCGTACGGCCCGGCGACGAGGTCGTCGTGCTGCCGTCCGGTGTCCGCACCACCGTCGAGCGCATCGACAGTGCCGACGGCGCATTCGATGTGGCGCACGCCGGCCGGTCGGTGACCCTGGTGCTCGCCGACGATGTCGACGTCTCCCGCGGCGACATCATCGCCACCCCGGAGGCCGCACCGGAGCCGCTGTCCGAGTTCGAGGCCACCGTGTGCTGGCTCGCCGAGAAGCCGCTGCGCCCCGGCGCCCGGCTGCTGCTCAAGCACGGTACCCGCACCACCCAGGCCATCATCGGGACGATCGACCAGCGGTTCGACGAGCAGGACCTGTCCTCCGTCCCCAGCCCGGAGAGCATCGAACTCAACGAGATCGCGCGCATCACGGTGCGTGTGGCCGAGCCGATCGCCGCGGACGACTACCGCGTCAATCGTCGCAGCGGCAGCTTCCTGCTCATCGATCCGGCCGGAGGCAACACCCTCGCTGCCGGTCTCGTGGGCGACGGACTCGCCGACATCGAACTCGGGGACCGCGTCCCGGCATGA